CAAATTCTATATGATTATTTTTTAAAATTTCTATAACTTTATCATATATTCCATTCTTTTTTATACTTCCTCCACCATAAGCAAGTAATACTTTTGAACCATATTTTTTTATTTGTTCCCCTAAAACACTTATTTGGCTTTTGCCAAAAAATATTTTTGTTGGTATGGAATAATTGAAATTTAACATTATTTTTCCTCCTAACTATACTTTAGTTAAATATTATTTTAAGAAATAATTTAAAAATATATTTTTCAATATAAATTATCTCTTTATGTTATTATATAAGAACTATTATTATTTTGTTGTAATTATTAGTTCTTTTTAATAAATAATTCTATATTATTTTAAAAAATCCTTTTTATCTAATGACTATTCACTCTAATACTCCCATATTCTTGAAAGTGAGAATAAAAGCAGTTACATCTCTAGATAGCCATTTTATAAGTTTTGATTTAGTAAAAACTCCCTTTAAATCCAAGAACTCTGTTTACACTAAAGCTATTATTACTCCTATATATTTTTTAAATTATAAAATTTTACTATTTTACATTAGCTGTTAAATGTTTAAATTCTTCTATGGATCAATTCTATAATTGGGTATTTTTTGTACATTACTGGTTAAAATAACAATATATAATTGCCACAAGTAACTTTATTTTTATTTATAGGAGGAACTTTATTATGAATGTAACAAGTATATCATTGGCTTATTTATTTTTAGGCATAGGTCTAATATCTTTAAGTTTTTTTATCTATTTTAAAATATTAACTAGTAATTCATCTAAAAAAAGTGAAAAAATAGTTGGAGATATGAAGGATTCTAAAACCTGGTTAAATAGAAACAATAAAATGGCATATGTGTCCTTATTCTGGGCTATTGTATCCTTAGGTTTGTTTATTTATTTAAAATTTTTTACTATGCCTAATATAATATCTTTATTATATGTTATTGGTTATATTTTTTTAATAGTTATATCAGTTGCAGTAGCTGGTATAAGAAAACAACAAAAAGATGTTTAAACCCCAAAATATGTTTAAAATCTTCCACCAATTAATTAAAAGTTGGTGGAAGATTTTAATATGCCTTTATTAATTTTTTTCATCTTTAATTATATCTATGAAATTCTTTACAATAAGTGCTGTAAATCCCCATATAACCTTTCCTTCATATTGGTAAAAATATTCTGGAATAGTTCCTTTACCGAATTTATAATTTTTACCATTCTTTATAAGTGAAAAAGGGAAATCTCCTTTTATACTAGGTACTATATCTACTTCATAACAAGTAGGTGAATTTTCTAAGAAAAATTCTATAGGAACTTCAAATATATGATCCACTTCCTCTTTATTAGGTACCATAACTGCATCTTCCACCATTGCAACAAAAGGATGCATAAAAAAATTATAAGGACTAATAAAATAATCCATTTGTCCCATTATTTTAATTTTTTCCTTATCTATATTAAGTTCTTCAACAGTTTCCCTTAAAGCTGCTTCTAATGGACTTTCTCCTTTTTCTATTTTTCCACCTGGCAGACAAACATCTCCTGGTTGATTTTTTAAAGTTAATGCTCTTACTTCAAATATTATATTAATATTTTCTCCTACTTTATTTAATAATATCATTACTGAACTTCTTTTAAATTCACCTATAGGCTTTGCTTTTCTATCTTGAAATTTTTCATATACTCTATCTATTAATTCTTTATTCATAATTCCTCCTAAAAATAATCTATACCTAAATAAAAACTAGGTATTTATTACTAAAATATTTAATAAATTTTTTATTGTATAATATTATTATAAATCCATATGTTTATACTAAATCTTTTATTTTACTTTAGTCTATGACAATACTACACATCCTAATCATAAAATATTATATTTGTAAAATACACTCTCTAATGCTATACTATCAAAGTGTATACATATATTATAATTTTATATTTAAATTAGAAAAAAGTAAACGGAGAGATGGCCTATGAGAAAAAGAAAAATGACTTTAACTTCACTATTAATTTTTATTTTCATCTTTACATCTAATGTATTTGCCGCAGGAAATTCAAATAATCCTATTCCTACTATTTACGGCAAAACAGCTATGACTATAGATGTTAAAACTGGAGAAATAATATATGCGAAAAATATTGACAAGCGTATGTACCCCGCTAGTACTACAAAATATTTGACAGCCCTTTTACTAGCTGAAAATAAAAATAAAAATGATGACATACCTTATACAGCTACTGCTAAAAGTCAACCACAATATTCTCTAAATATAAACCTTCACCCTATAAATATAGGGGAAACTATAAAAGCTCAGGATGTTATGGACGGATTATTACTTTTTTCTGGTAATGATGTAGCTTACATGATAGCAGATACATTAGCTGGTAATAGTAAAAACTTTGAAAATATGATGAACAAAAAAATTCAAGCATTAAATTTAAAAAACACTCATTATGTAACTCCTAATGGATTACATAATCCTAATCATTATACTACCGCTTATGATTTAAGTGTAATCAGTAGAGCAGCCTTAAAAAATACTTGGGTTTATCAATCTTCTCACAAAAAAGAAAGCTCTATAGTAACTTCTAAAGGCACAAAAATGAATGTAGAAAATAGTAATAAGCTTTTAGGGAAAGATGGATGCGTCGCAGGTAAAACAGGTTATACTGATGCCGCAGGTAGATGTTTAGTAACCTTATTTAATAGAAATGGTAGAGAAATACTTGGTATAGTTATGGGATCTGTATATGATGCTAAAGATTCTTTTGTTTTTGAGGATATGAAAAAAATTATAGATTGGAGTTATAATGAAAAACCATCCACTCTATATAAAAAAGATTCTAGTCTAAAAACAGAAACAATAACTTATAAACCTTTGAAATTTATAGGACCTTCTGTAAATGTAGATGTGCCTGTAATTTTAAAAGAAGATGTTACTTACTATAAAAATGAAGTAAATGATAAAGAAACTAGTAAAGCAATTAACGTAGTTAATACTTCATATGCTGCTCTTTCTGGCAAGGAAAGTATGGGATCCCTAACTGTAAAAGAAAGAGAATATCAAAAAAAATATGAACTATATTCTGGTTTATCTAAACAAGAAATAATGAGAAAAAATATACCTTTTTATGCAGTTTCTATAATTTTAGTATTAGTTATAATTAGCATAATATTATTAATAACTAAATTTATTAAAAATAAAATGAATAAAAAAAATAAAAGTAAATACTGGTATTAAATTTTAAAGTATAGTTTATATAATAAAAAATATAGTAAAACAATTTAAATTCATAATAAAAACACTATCATTTATATTTTGATAGTGTTTTTATTATATTAAACTGTAAATAGTTACAAATATTTTT
Above is a window of Clostridium sporogenes DNA encoding:
- a CDS encoding D-alanyl-D-alanine carboxypeptidase, encoding MRKRKMTLTSLLIFIFIFTSNVFAAGNSNNPIPTIYGKTAMTIDVKTGEIIYAKNIDKRMYPASTTKYLTALLLAENKNKNDDIPYTATAKSQPQYSLNINLHPINIGETIKAQDVMDGLLLFSGNDVAYMIADTLAGNSKNFENMMNKKIQALNLKNTHYVTPNGLHNPNHYTTAYDLSVISRAALKNTWVYQSSHKKESSIVTSKGTKMNVENSNKLLGKDGCVAGKTGYTDAAGRCLVTLFNRNGREILGIVMGSVYDAKDSFVFEDMKKIIDWSYNEKPSTLYKKDSSLKTETITYKPLKFIGPSVNVDVPVILKEDVTYYKNEVNDKETSKAINVVNTSYAALSGKESMGSLTVKEREYQKKYELYSGLSKQEIMRKNIPFYAVSIILVLVIISIILLITKFIKNKMNKKNKSKYWY
- a CDS encoding CoA pyrophosphatase, which produces MNKELIDRVYEKFQDRKAKPIGEFKRSSVMILLNKVGENINIIFEVRALTLKNQPGDVCLPGGKIEKGESPLEAALRETVEELNIDKEKIKIMGQMDYFISPYNFFMHPFVAMVEDAVMVPNKEEVDHIFEVPIEFFLENSPTCYEVDIVPSIKGDFPFSLIKNGKNYKFGKGTIPEYFYQYEGKVIWGFTALIVKNFIDIIKDEKN